AAGCTTGCGCTACAACGGAAGGTTATACGATTATCGGTGGCGGTGACTCTGCAGCAGCGGCTGAGAAGTTCCATCTCGCTGATAAAATGGATCACATCTCTACAGGTGGCGGCGCTTCTCTTGAGTTCATGGAAGGTAAGGCACTTCCTGGTGTTGAGGCATTAAACGATAAATAAACTGTCTACATGATTGATATTGTAAGGCAATAAGAAGGAGTGAATCACGTGAGAACACCTATCATTGCTGGTAACTGGAAAATGTTCAAAACGGTTCCAGAAGCGAAAACATTCATTGAAGCCATTAAAGGCAAGGCAGAAGTTAGCGGAGTAGAAAGCGTTATTTGTGCTCCATTCACGAATCTACCTGCATTGGTGGAAGCTGTGAAAGGAACATCAATCAAAATTGGTGCTCAAAACCTACATTTTGAAGATAACGGCGCATTCACGGGTGAAATTAGCGGTGTAATGTTGAAAGAGTTAGGCGTTGACTATGTGATCGTGGGTCACTCAGAACGTCGTGCTTATTTCGCTGAAACGGATGAAGTTGTTAACAAAAAAGTTCATGCTGCATTCAAGCATGGCATTACTCCAATTGTATGTGTTGGTGAAAAGCTCGAAGAGCGTGAAGCTGATCAGACAAAAGAAGTATGTAAAGTACAAACAGAAGGCGCTTTGAAGGGATTAACGGCTGAGCAAGCAGCTCAAGTTGTTATCGCTTATGAGCCAATCTGGGCTATTGGAACAGGTAAATCATCTACAGCACAAGATGCTAATGAAGTGATTTCTTATATCCGTGACCTTGTAAAAGGTTTGTATGGAACAAGCGTGTCTGATGTAGTACGTATTCAATATGGCGGAAGTGTTAAGCCTGAGAATGTCGTTGAATATATGGGTCAAAGTGACATCGACGGCGCACTTGTCGGCGGAGCCAGCTTAGAGCCAACTTCTTACGTTCAGCTTGTTGAGGGGGCGAAGTAAGATGACAGCACCAAGACCGGTAGCATTAATTATTATGGACGGTTTCGGTCTGCGTAACACCGTGGAAGGTAACGCTGTAGCGCAAGCTAAGAAGCCCAATTATGATCGATTTATGAGTAAGTATCCTCATACGACACTTACAGCTTGTGGAGAAGCCGTAGGTCTGCCACCAGGGCAGATGGGTAACTCTGAAGTTGGGCATTTGAATATTGGTGCCGGTCGTGTGGTGTATCAGAATCTTACTCGCATATCCAAATCGATTCGTGAAGGTGAATTCTTCGAGAATCCAACATTGGTAGAAGCCGTTCGTTATGCAAAGACTAACAATAAGAAATTGCACCTATATGGTCTTCTCTCAGATGGTGGCGTACATAGTCATATTGATCATCTGTTGGCTATGTTGGATCTTGCTAAGAAAGAAGATTTGGATGAAGTTTACATCCATGCCTTTATGGATGGCCGTGACGTTGCTCCCGATTCAGGTATATTGTTCATTGAACAATTGAATGCGAAGATTGCCGAAGTCGGAATTGGTAAAATCGCGACTGTTCAAGGCCGCTATTATGCGATGGATCGAGATAAACGTTGGGAACGGGTTGAGAAATCATACCGTGCTATCGTTTATGGTGAAGGTCCTAAGTATACGGATGCGCTTCAAGCCGTAAAAGAATCTTATGAGAAGTCTCTATTTGATGAATTCGTAGAGCCTACAGTGATTGTAGATGCTTTGGGACAACCAGTTGGAACAGTTGAGAGTGGAGATTCTGTTATTTTCTTAAATTTCCGTCCAGACCGTGCTATTCAATTGTCTCAAGTGTTTACAAATAAAGATTTCCGTGGATTTGAGCTTGGTCCTAAGGCTCCTCGCGATTTGCATTTTGTATGTCTTACCATGTTCAGTGAAACGGTAGAAGGTTATGTTGCTTATGAACCTAAGAACTTAGATAATACGCTTGGAGAAGTTCTAGTTCAGAACAACAAGAAGCAACTACGTATTGCTGAGACCGAGAAATATCCCCATGTTACATTTTTCTTTAGTGGTGGACGCGATGTGGAACTTCCAGGTGAAACTCGTATCCTAATCAACTCTCCAAAAGTAGCTACATATGATCTGCAGCCCGAAATGAGTGCATATCAAGTGGCAGACGCTTGCGTGAAAGAGATTGAAGCTGAGAATTTCGATACGATTATTCTGAACTTTGCTAACCCTGATATGGTTGGACACTCCGGTATGCTGGAGCCGACGATTAAGGCTGTAGAAGTGACGGATGAGTGTATGGGTAGAGTGGTGGATGCTGTTCTTGCCAAAGGCGGAGTCGTATTGATCACAGCTGACCATGGTAATGCGGATATGGTATTTGATGAGGATGGGCGCCCATTCACAGCTCATACGACGAACCCTGTACCGTTTATCGTTACCGATGAGAATGTTACTTTACGCGAAGGCGGAGTATTGGCAGACATTGCCCCAACCATTCTTGATTTGATGCAGCTATCACAACCTGATGATATGACAGGAACAAGCGTCATTGCTAGTCGTAAATAAGACGATTATAATATAAAGATGCAACTAATAAGAATAACAAAGGAGATTTAAATCATATGACTATTATTTCAGATGTGTATGCTCGCGAAGTCCTTGACTCTCGTGGTAATCCTACTGTTGAGGTTGAAGTTTATACAGAATCCGGCGCTCTAGGCCGTGCAATTGTTCCTTCCGGTGCTTCTACAGGTGCCCATGAAGCGGTTGAGCTTCGTGATGGAGACAAATCTCGTTACCTTGGTAAAGGTGTACTAGAAGCTGTTAAGAACGTAAATGAAACGATTGCTCCTGAAGTTATCGGTATGGACGCGCTTGACCAACTAGGTATCGACAAAATGATGATCGCTCTAGACGGAACACACAACAAAGGTAAATTAGGTGCGAATGCTATTCTTGCTGTATCTATGGCTGTAGCTCGCGCTGCTGCTGATGCTTTGGATCTACCACTGTATGTTTACCTAGGTGGATTCAATGCTAAACAATTACCAGTACCTATGATGAATATCGTGAACGGTGGCGAACATGCCGACAACAACGTTGACGTACAAGAATTCATGGTATTGCCAGTAGGAGCTCCTTCTTTCAAAGAAGCACTTCGTACAGGTGCAGAAATCTTCCACAGCTTGAAAGCTGTTCTTCAAGCTAAAGGTCTTAATACAGCTGTTGGCGATGAAGGTGGATTTGCTCCTAACTTTACTTCCAATGAAGAAGCATTGTCTACAATCATGGAAGCTATTGAAAAAGCAGGTTACAAACCAGGTGTTGATGTATTCCTAGGTATGGACGTTGCTTCTACTGAATTCTACAAAGATGGTAAGTACCACTTGGAAGGTGAAGGTAAATCCTTTACATCAGCAGAATTCGTTGACCTACTTGTATCATGGGCTGACAAATATCCAATCATTACAATCGAAGATGGTTGTTCTGAAGATGACTGGGAAGGTTGGAAATTGCTTAGTGAGAAATTGGGCGACAGAATCCAACTTGTTGGTGATGACTTGTTCGTAACAAACACTGAGCGTCTTGGTAAAGGAATCGAAGAAGGTATCGGTAACTCTATCTTGATCAAAGTTAACCAAATTGGTACATTGACTGAAACATTTGATGCCATCGAAATGGCTAAACGTGCTGGTTATACAGCAGTTATCTCTCACCGCTCTGGTGAGTCCGAAGATAGCACAATCGCTGACATCGCTGTAGCAACAAATGCAGGTCAGATCAAAACAGGTGCTCCTTCCCGTACAGACCGTATTGCAAAATACAACCAATTACTTCGCATCGAAGATCAATTGGGTGAATTGGCTCAATACCACGGTATGAAATCTTTCTACAACTTGAAAAAATAATTAACTTAGAAAAAGCCAGCCTCTGCAGAGGTTGGCTTTTTTTGTGATATAATATGTTTGACATCACATGTTATCAAAGAAACAAATCTTGTTAAATAGATTAGCGTTGTGGTACAATAAAAGTGCTGTTTTACTGACATAATGCTTATAAATACGATTTGTAATATATGACGATGTTTAACACGTTTAGGAGGTGGAATGAATGGAAATGTTTTTACAAATACTGCTCGTGATTTTCTCCATTGGTTTGATCGCGGTTGTTCTGTTACAAAAAGGGAAAAGCGCAGGTCTTTCCGGCGCCATCTCCGGCGGTGCTGAACATCTTTTTGGTAAGACTAAAGCACGGGGTATGGACTTAGTGCTTCAACGCTTAACTGTTGGAATTGCAGCAGGGTTCTTTATTCTAGCTATAGTTGTAGCTGTAATTGTAAAATAATGCTCATGAACGAAAAACCTTCACTCTTTCAAAATTTATGGGAGCGAAGGTTTTTTTTGAGCAATTTAGTTTAGATTGACCTCCACCGTACCCTCTTGATCTCTTCATTCCGTTGGATTATCCTCTGTCCCATCTTTACACTTCATCTTTACACACAAAATGTCTTCATAATTATTTGAATAGGTCTTATTAGGGTAATGGATATGGAGCATACTACAGGATGTGAGTTAAAGGGATGTAAGAGATTAAAATCGTGTATACTAGGATATGGGTATAGTAAAGAATAACAATACAAAGCGAAGGATACATAAGAACTTGCAGCTCTATATAACTGCAAGTCATCTGAGGTGAATAAACATGATAACAAAAGAAGCAGTACTTAATTTTATGCGGGAGACCGCTTATAAACCGATGACTTACCAGGAACTTGAGCAGCATTTCGGTATCGATAACGCTCATGACTTCAAGGATTTCTTGAAGCTGTTAAATGCGATAGAGCAAGAAG
The nucleotide sequence above comes from Paenibacillus sp. IHBB 10380. Encoded proteins:
- the tpiA gene encoding triose-phosphate isomerase is translated as MRTPIIAGNWKMFKTVPEAKTFIEAIKGKAEVSGVESVICAPFTNLPALVEAVKGTSIKIGAQNLHFEDNGAFTGEISGVMLKELGVDYVIVGHSERRAYFAETDEVVNKKVHAAFKHGITPIVCVGEKLEEREADQTKEVCKVQTEGALKGLTAEQAAQVVIAYEPIWAIGTGKSSTAQDANEVISYIRDLVKGLYGTSVSDVVRIQYGGSVKPENVVEYMGQSDIDGALVGGASLEPTSYVQLVEGAK
- the gpmI gene encoding 2,3-bisphosphoglycerate-independent phosphoglycerate mutase, yielding MTAPRPVALIIMDGFGLRNTVEGNAVAQAKKPNYDRFMSKYPHTTLTACGEAVGLPPGQMGNSEVGHLNIGAGRVVYQNLTRISKSIREGEFFENPTLVEAVRYAKTNNKKLHLYGLLSDGGVHSHIDHLLAMLDLAKKEDLDEVYIHAFMDGRDVAPDSGILFIEQLNAKIAEVGIGKIATVQGRYYAMDRDKRWERVEKSYRAIVYGEGPKYTDALQAVKESYEKSLFDEFVEPTVIVDALGQPVGTVESGDSVIFLNFRPDRAIQLSQVFTNKDFRGFELGPKAPRDLHFVCLTMFSETVEGYVAYEPKNLDNTLGEVLVQNNKKQLRIAETEKYPHVTFFFSGGRDVELPGETRILINSPKVATYDLQPEMSAYQVADACVKEIEAENFDTIILNFANPDMVGHSGMLEPTIKAVEVTDECMGRVVDAVLAKGGVVLITADHGNADMVFDEDGRPFTAHTTNPVPFIVTDENVTLREGGVLADIAPTILDLMQLSQPDDMTGTSVIASRK
- the eno gene encoding phosphopyruvate hydratase, producing MTIISDVYAREVLDSRGNPTVEVEVYTESGALGRAIVPSGASTGAHEAVELRDGDKSRYLGKGVLEAVKNVNETIAPEVIGMDALDQLGIDKMMIALDGTHNKGKLGANAILAVSMAVARAAADALDLPLYVYLGGFNAKQLPVPMMNIVNGGEHADNNVDVQEFMVLPVGAPSFKEALRTGAEIFHSLKAVLQAKGLNTAVGDEGGFAPNFTSNEEALSTIMEAIEKAGYKPGVDVFLGMDVASTEFYKDGKYHLEGEGKSFTSAEFVDLLVSWADKYPIITIEDGCSEDDWEGWKLLSEKLGDRIQLVGDDLFVTNTERLGKGIEEGIGNSILIKVNQIGTLTETFDAIEMAKRAGYTAVISHRSGESEDSTIADIAVATNAGQIKTGAPSRTDRIAKYNQLLRIEDQLGELAQYHGMKSFYNLKK
- the secG gene encoding preprotein translocase subunit SecG; this encodes MEMFLQILLVIFSIGLIAVVLLQKGKSAGLSGAISGGAEHLFGKTKARGMDLVLQRLTVGIAAGFFILAIVVAVIVK